In one window of Allorhodopirellula heiligendammensis DNA:
- a CDS encoding tetratricopeptide repeat protein yields the protein MPSLTRSTVGRALLMSVLIVVATASCAPTTLHAQESSETFWDSSKKRADRVARFLTGREQADPVRARELYQEADATFRAAAIEASTIARDGEEEGDEKSEFASAAKLFQRAAEAEPDSALAQDALFMQAESLFFADQLPAATDVYQKLQKDFPRNRHSDRVASRLFEITQYWIDTDKARPRGWWALNLFDPTRPRLDTEGHAIRVLDQIRYDDPTGRLADDATMAAAAEYIRQGDFEMADEFLKDLRDTFPDSDHFFVAHLLGIRAKLEIYGGPHYSGLVLEEAEKLIEQTRQRFPEKMQDQEIAEMVARASAEVAYRRAEHLFERARYREKRGENRAAAKYYQSILDDYPSTPLADQARERLEGIDGLPPVPPERLTWLQAVFPDSEKSPPLITKFPSRQSEDNETMLR from the coding sequence ACGTTTTGGGATTCCTCTAAAAAGCGGGCCGACCGTGTGGCTCGCTTTTTGACTGGTCGAGAACAAGCCGATCCGGTGCGGGCGCGTGAACTCTACCAGGAGGCCGACGCCACTTTTCGTGCGGCAGCCATCGAGGCCAGCACGATAGCCCGTGATGGCGAAGAAGAGGGAGATGAAAAGTCGGAATTCGCCAGTGCCGCTAAACTTTTCCAACGCGCCGCCGAAGCTGAACCAGATTCGGCACTTGCGCAAGATGCGCTCTTCATGCAAGCCGAAAGTCTATTCTTCGCCGACCAATTGCCTGCTGCAACGGACGTGTATCAAAAGCTGCAGAAGGACTTTCCGCGAAACCGTCATAGCGACCGCGTGGCATCACGTCTCTTTGAGATCACTCAATACTGGATTGACACGGACAAGGCTCGTCCGCGTGGCTGGTGGGCGCTCAACCTGTTCGACCCTACCCGCCCTCGTTTAGATACCGAGGGTCACGCGATTCGAGTGCTCGACCAAATTCGTTATGACGACCCCACCGGACGGCTCGCCGATGACGCCACCATGGCCGCCGCAGCGGAATACATCCGCCAGGGCGACTTTGAAATGGCAGACGAATTTCTGAAAGACTTGCGGGACACCTTTCCCGACAGCGACCATTTCTTCGTCGCACACCTGTTGGGAATTCGCGCAAAACTCGAGATCTACGGTGGACCTCACTACAGTGGATTGGTGCTCGAGGAAGCTGAAAAACTGATCGAACAGACCCGGCAACGGTTCCCGGAAAAGATGCAGGACCAAGAGATCGCTGAGATGGTTGCTCGAGCCTCCGCTGAGGTCGCCTATCGACGCGCAGAACATCTGTTTGAGCGTGCCCGGTACCGGGAAAAACGCGGAGAGAATCGGGCCGCTGCAAAGTACTACCAGAGTATTCTCGACGACTATCCAAGCACGCCGCTGGCCGATCAAGCTCGCGAGCGTCTTGAAGGCATCGACGGATTGCCCCCGGTACCTCCGGAGCGTCTGACGTGGCTCCAAGCAGTTTTTCCTGATAGCGAGAAATCACCGCCGCTGATCACAAAATTCCCGTCACGGCAGAGCGAAGACAATGAAACAATGCTGCGGTAA